The Curtobacterium sp. MCSS17_015 genomic sequence TGGCCAAGGCCACCGCGGCGGTGCCGGGCAGTTCGCTCACCGGGTTGCAGCTGGGCGGCAGCGGGTCCGCTCCGGTGTGGAACGCGACGGTCACGTCGGGCGGGGCGAGCCGTTCGGTGACGGTGGACGGCGTGACGGGCGCGACCCGGGCCTCCTGACCGGGCTGCTCGACGGCGGCCGGTGCGGCTGCCGGGTCAGCGCGCGTCGCGGAGCGCCTGCGCCTTCCGCTCGACGGCCTGTTCGAGCCCGGCGGCGTACTCCGCGAGCCGTGCCGCGACCGCGGGCTCCGACGTGCCGATGATGCGCGCCGCGAGGAGTCCGGCGTTGGCCGCGCCGTTGATGGCCATCGTCGCCACGGGGATGCCAGCGGGCATCTGCACGATCGACAGGAGCGAGTCGAGACCGTCCAGCCGTGCGAGCTGCACCGGGACGCCGATCACCGGCAGGGTCGTGACCGAGGCGACCATACCGGGCAGGTGCGCCGCTCCCCCGGCACCGGCGATCACGACCCGGATGCCGCGCTCGGCGGCGGTCCGGCCGAAGCGCATCATCTTGTCCGGGGTGCGGTGCGCCGACACGACGTCGGCCTCGAACGGGATGCCGAGCTCGTCGAGGACGTCGGCCGCGGCGCGCATGGTCGGCCAGTCCGAGTCGGAACCCATGATGACGGAGACGAGGGGGGCTGGTGCGGAGCTGTCGGTCACCCTGACGAGCCTAGTGGCGGGCGTCGGCGGGGACGCGGTCAGCGCACGGTGACGCTCCGGCACCCGAGCGAGGCGTCCCCGCCGCGGCCGAGGCCGGTCGCGGTGACACAGACGCGGTGCTTCCCGGAGGCGACCGCCAGCGTCCGTGCGTAGCCGTGGGCGGCGCCGGCTCCGTACGCTCGGTCGACGTCGGGCCGTGCTGCCGACGCCGCGACGCCGACGACCGCACGCCCGTCCACCCGCACGGTCACGGTGACCGGGGAACCGACGGCATCGCGGTCGAAGGCCCATCCGGACACGGAGAGGCGCCGGCTCGTGCTCGAGGTCACGCTGTCGACGCGACCGACCGGAGCGCTCACCGGCACCGTCACGGTCCGGCAGCCCGAGGCCGTGTCGGCACCCGGTCCGACGTTGCGGGCGACCGCGCACACCCGGTGCGACCCGCCGGCGGCCGGCACCACGACCTCGAAGCCGTGGGCGGCGCCCGCGCCCGTCGCCCGGGCCACGTCGGGTCGGTCCCGGTCGGCGCGCGTCGTCCGGGTGGTCCTGCCGTCGACCGTGACGTCGACGCTCAGGGACGTGGCCGGCTCGTCGGCGTCCACGGCCCAGCCGCGGACGGCGACGCCCGCCGGGGCCGGCGTCGCGGAGTCCAGGCTGACGCGTGGGGCGGCCGGAGCGGACGGTGCGGGCGGTGCCGTCTTCGCCGCGGTGGGTGCGCCGAGCGCTGCGTTGGCGACCAGGGCCTGCGCGTAGGCCGAGTACCAGGACCCGGCCCTCGGTCCGCCGTTGCAGGTCCCGTCGCTCGCGCCGGGCGTCTTCACCCAGAGCAGCGCGTCCAGGGCCGTCCCGTCGGTCGCGACCC encodes the following:
- the purE gene encoding 5-(carboxyamino)imidazole ribonucleotide mutase, whose translation is MTDSSAPAPLVSVIMGSDSDWPTMRAAADVLDELGIPFEADVVSAHRTPDKMMRFGRTAAERGIRVVIAGAGGAAHLPGMVASVTTLPVIGVPVQLARLDGLDSLLSIVQMPAGIPVATMAINGAANAGLLAARIIGTSEPAVAARLAEYAAGLEQAVERKAQALRDAR